One Peribacillus simplex NBRC 15720 = DSM 1321 genomic region harbors:
- the cobD gene encoding threonine-phosphate decarboxylase CobD, with product MTLPSHGSNPHYLYEALEIEMPESVLDFSANINPLGPPLRIKEQWYGFFEGILQYPDPHAIELTKSIAKKEALPEQSVLMGNGGAEIIMLVANGLANQRVLIIQPAFAEYAEACLAAGCKVDFHQLDAPEWQLDLDRLIPRLPEYDAIFLCTPNNPTGVSFKRDAVKELIMECQKADCLIVLDEAFYDFTEDAFSYASLINVFPHLLILRSMTKIFAIPGLRLGYLLAAPDIIKRVRNYKPHWSVNHVALEVGKICLAEEAYMKKTRDYIALQKQKLFRFYEEQGLNVSDSTVNFYLVKDESLSLFPFLLKKGIVPRHTYNFPGLDGRWLRFAVKSEHDNEALMEGVRQWRRQGSVL from the coding sequence TTGACATTACCTTCTCATGGCTCTAATCCTCATTATCTTTACGAAGCACTGGAAATCGAAATGCCTGAATCGGTTCTCGACTTCAGTGCTAACATCAACCCATTGGGCCCGCCTTTACGCATAAAGGAACAGTGGTATGGTTTTTTTGAAGGAATCCTTCAATACCCAGATCCGCATGCCATTGAACTGACAAAATCAATTGCAAAAAAAGAAGCTCTTCCTGAGCAATCCGTTTTGATGGGGAACGGTGGTGCTGAAATAATCATGTTGGTAGCGAACGGATTAGCCAATCAAAGGGTGCTAATCATTCAGCCGGCATTTGCGGAATATGCTGAGGCTTGCTTGGCAGCAGGATGTAAGGTCGATTTTCACCAGCTTGATGCTCCTGAGTGGCAATTGGACTTGGATCGTTTGATTCCCCGATTACCCGAATATGATGCAATTTTCTTATGTACGCCTAATAATCCGACGGGTGTTTCATTTAAGCGGGATGCAGTTAAGGAATTGATCATGGAATGCCAAAAAGCGGATTGCCTGATTGTCCTGGATGAGGCCTTTTATGATTTTACGGAAGATGCCTTTAGTTATGCTTCTTTAATCAATGTATTTCCACATTTACTCATTCTAAGATCAATGACTAAAATCTTTGCAATTCCGGGTTTGAGACTAGGCTATTTGCTTGCGGCACCTGACATCATAAAACGGGTAAGAAATTATAAACCTCATTGGAGCGTCAACCATGTGGCACTTGAAGTAGGGAAAATCTGTCTCGCAGAAGAAGCCTATATGAAAAAAACAAGAGACTACATTGCATTGCAAAAGCAAAAACTATTCCGGTTTTATGAGGAGCAAGGGTTGAATGTCTCCGATAGCACAGTTAATTTTTATTTGGTTAAAGATGAATCCTTATCCCTTTTCCCCTTTTTGCTAAAAAAAGGAATTGTACCGCGCCATACCTATAATTTCCCGGGTTTGGATGGAAGGTGGCTTCGGTTTGCAGTGAAGAGTGAACATGATAACGAAGCACTGATGGAGGGGGTAAGACAGTGGAGAAGGCAAGGCTCTGTTTTATAA
- a CDS encoding bifunctional adenosylcobinamide kinase/adenosylcobinamide-phosphate guanylyltransferase codes for MEKARLCFITGGVRSGKSSFAERKALEYALQMDGNLHYLACGRVSDVEMGERILRHRKDRESSPIAWKTSEYATDITRIGADIDQDSIILLDCLTTLLDNELFGPGIPLEEEFLDSVFSKIITGINEIRKQSSCLIVVSNELVQEPIFQDDFLHIYGKTLGQLHQTIVGQADEAYLVEAGIPLRKKGCMQE; via the coding sequence GTGGAGAAGGCAAGGCTCTGTTTTATAACCGGGGGTGTCCGTTCCGGAAAAAGCAGCTTCGCAGAAAGAAAAGCCCTGGAGTATGCACTCCAAATGGATGGGAACTTGCATTACCTCGCCTGTGGCCGTGTCAGTGATGTTGAAATGGGTGAACGCATCCTTAGGCACCGGAAAGATAGAGAAAGCAGCCCGATTGCTTGGAAAACTTCCGAATACGCAACGGATATTACAAGAATAGGGGCGGACATTGATCAGGATTCTATAATTCTGCTCGATTGTCTGACAACCCTGCTTGATAACGAACTATTTGGCCCTGGTATTCCGCTTGAAGAAGAATTTTTAGATAGCGTTTTTTCAAAAATAATAACCGGGATCAATGAGATAAGAAAACAATCCAGCTGTTTAATAGTCGTGAGCAATGAATTGGTGCAGGAACCAATTTTCCAGGATGATTTCCTCCATATATACGGAAAAACATTGGGCCAGCTTCATCAAACGATCGTCGGGCAGGCGGATGAAGCCTATCTTGTAGAAGCGGGAATTCCATTGCGGAAGAAAGGGTGCATGCAGGAATGA
- the cobS gene encoding adenosylcobinamide-GDP ribazoletransferase, producing MSGVIGFLINLQFFTVFPIKKQLPMEKKYIHRAIQTFPLVGLLLGLILGGVLYALVEWTPLSSLAIAFFLWFLTMALTGGLHLDGWIDASDAFFSYQDKERRLEIMKDSRTGAFGVISVIVLLAARFIFIYEIVERVNEWTYFLIIALPLLSKCVMGYLLIRMPLAKKEGLGAFFQSAVMKSSLPIYWLYLLVSLAFAWIIDFKLVILFFIMCLAAMFFLVYIKRKIVSWFGGITGDVLGASVEGVELWLWLILWLLHYFAMG from the coding sequence ATGAGCGGAGTGATCGGATTTTTAATTAACCTGCAGTTCTTTACGGTTTTTCCAATAAAGAAGCAGCTTCCTATGGAGAAGAAATATATTCACCGTGCCATTCAAACCTTTCCATTAGTAGGTCTTTTGCTAGGCTTGATATTGGGCGGTGTTTTGTATGCACTAGTGGAATGGACCCCATTGTCATCGCTTGCGATTGCATTTTTCCTTTGGTTTTTGACGATGGCATTAACGGGAGGTTTGCATCTTGATGGCTGGATCGATGCAAGTGATGCTTTTTTTTCCTATCAGGATAAAGAGCGGCGATTAGAAATAATGAAGGATTCCAGGACAGGTGCCTTCGGTGTCATCTCCGTCATAGTACTTTTGGCCGCCCGGTTCATATTTATCTATGAAATTGTCGAAAGGGTAAATGAATGGACATACTTCTTGATCATTGCCCTTCCGCTCTTAAGCAAATGTGTTATGGGTTATTTACTCATCCGGATGCCGCTGGCTAAAAAAGAGGGGCTCGGTGCTTTTTTTCAAAGTGCAGTAATGAAAAGCAGTTTGCCCATTTATTGGCTGTACCTCCTTGTAAGTCTGGCGTTTGCCTGGATCATCGATTTTAAGCTTGTCATCTTATTTTTCATCATGTGTCTGGCTGCGATGTTTTTCCTGGTTTATATAAAACGTAAAATCGTCAGTTGGTTCGGCGGGATAACGGGGGATGTACTGGGGGCATCCGTGGAAGGAGTTGAGCTTTGGTTATGGCTGATATTGTGGCTATTACACTACTTCGCCATGGGCTGA
- a CDS encoding histidine phosphatase family protein, whose product MADIVAITLLRHGLTVANERKAYLGWTDSPLSIEGEKEILDLRGSYPQYEKIHSSDLPRCVETARLLFPNAVPVKNPLFREMNFGSWEGRTYYELKTDGDYLNWLERPMEALVPGGESYPAFSERVNNGWNQLIACKENRIALMTHGGVIRDLLVRYAPKEKSFFDWGISHGRGYELIWEDRESLRRGERCTLLQEAPIMGKLNG is encoded by the coding sequence ATGGCTGATATTGTGGCTATTACACTACTTCGCCATGGGCTGACAGTAGCAAATGAGCGAAAGGCTTATTTAGGCTGGACGGATTCTCCATTAAGTATCGAAGGAGAAAAGGAAATACTGGACTTAAGGGGATCTTACCCACAGTATGAAAAAATTCACAGCAGTGATTTGCCCCGCTGTGTGGAAACCGCACGACTGCTGTTTCCAAATGCAGTTCCGGTCAAAAACCCTTTGTTCCGTGAGATGAACTTCGGCAGTTGGGAAGGGCGGACGTATTATGAGTTGAAAACAGATGGAGATTATCTTAATTGGCTGGAACGTCCCATGGAGGCACTGGTACCTGGGGGTGAAAGCTATCCGGCATTTTCCGAGCGTGTTAATAATGGTTGGAACCAATTGATTGCCTGTAAGGAGAACCGAATTGCCCTAATGACGCATGGAGGGGTAATTCGTGATTTATTGGTCCGCTATGCCCCGAAGGAAAAGTCCTTTTTTGATTGGGGAATTTCCCATGGCAGGGGATATGAGCTGATATGGGAAGACCGGGAAAGCTTAAGGAGGGGAGAACGCTGCACTTTGTTACAGGAGGCGCCTATAATGGGAAAACTAAATGGGTAA
- a CDS encoding bifunctional adenosylcobinamide kinase/adenosylcobinamide-phosphate guanylyltransferase produces the protein MYGLESDVLWLSGYRKEQPELIDFQGKAVVLQGLDAWIQQDAEKMDSESIRKRWKEIMADWRIWEKEKDEHNCIVIGSDISKGIVPIEARDRRWRDACGWVFQDVASISSRVDIIWYGINQRIK, from the coding sequence TTGTATGGTTTGGAAAGTGATGTCCTTTGGCTATCCGGTTATCGAAAAGAACAGCCGGAATTGATTGATTTTCAAGGCAAGGCTGTTGTATTGCAAGGGTTGGATGCATGGATTCAACAAGATGCAGAAAAGATGGATTCAGAATCGATTCGAAAAAGATGGAAGGAAATCATGGCTGATTGGCGAATATGGGAGAAAGAAAAGGATGAACACAATTGCATTGTGATCGGTTCTGATATTTCCAAAGGCATTGTCCCGATCGAAGCAAGAGATCGCAGATGGCGCGATGCCTGCGGATGGGTCTTTCAAGATGTAGCATCCATATCAAGTCGCGTTGATATCATCTGGTATGGAATTAACCAGCGAATAAAGTAG
- a CDS encoding cob(I)yrinic acid a,c-diamide adenosyltransferase: MKIYTRTGDKGQTSVIGGRLDKDDIRVESYGTVDEVNSYIGLAVTELDSAIFTDVLADLEKIQHELFDCGGDLATVSEKAPQKLTEEAITYLEERIDAFILEAPELEKFILPGGSKAAATIHIARTVTRRAERLVVSLIKSGAAVSPLSLQYLNRLSDYFFAVARVINFRLGVKDVEYIRSANVFRGGKRKEKE, encoded by the coding sequence ATGAAAATCTATACACGTACAGGGGATAAGGGACAAACAAGCGTAATCGGAGGTCGGCTTGATAAGGATGATATCCGTGTTGAATCTTATGGAACGGTCGATGAAGTGAATAGCTATATCGGTCTTGCGGTGACAGAATTGGATTCAGCGATATTTACGGATGTACTGGCCGATCTAGAGAAGATCCAGCATGAGTTGTTTGACTGCGGCGGTGATTTGGCAACCGTTTCCGAGAAGGCTCCACAAAAGCTGACGGAGGAGGCCATTACCTATTTGGAAGAACGAATAGATGCTTTCATACTTGAAGCCCCGGAATTGGAAAAGTTTATCCTGCCTGGCGGCTCAAAAGCGGCTGCAACCATTCACATCGCCCGTACTGTTACAAGAAGGGCGGAACGATTGGTCGTTTCATTGATCAAGTCTGGTGCGGCCGTTTCACCATTATCACTTCAATATTTAAATCGTTTGTCGGATTACTTCTTTGCTGTTGCACGTGTGATCAACTTCCGTCTTGGTGTGAAAGATGTGGAATATATCCGCAGCGCAAATGTATTCCGTGGAGGGAAAAGAAAGGAAAAAGAGTAA
- a CDS encoding ECF transporter S component produces the protein MDVRKISAIAIFIALSAVGAMIKIPSPIGSIALDSFPALLAAVILGPVSGAIVAGLGHIISAFIGGMPLGPFHFLIMVEMAVLAWMFGILYIHGKKVGAFFLFFIGNAFVLALPFAVLISPSFYTLLVPGLTAATAVNVGLAALLLPRLEPVLKKMIFKDGLVK, from the coding sequence ATGGATGTAAGAAAAATTAGTGCAATTGCTATATTCATTGCCTTATCGGCGGTAGGGGCAATGATTAAAATCCCTTCCCCGATCGGGAGTATCGCTTTGGATAGTTTTCCGGCCCTTTTGGCGGCTGTCATACTTGGCCCGGTATCGGGGGCTATTGTAGCTGGGCTTGGTCATATCATTTCGGCATTCATCGGCGGCATGCCACTTGGGCCATTCCACTTTTTGATCATGGTCGAAATGGCAGTTCTCGCATGGATGTTTGGCATTTTATATATACACGGAAAAAAAGTGGGCGCGTTTTTCCTCTTCTTTATCGGTAATGCCTTCGTTTTAGCCCTGCCTTTCGCAGTTCTGATCAGCCCTAGTTTTTACACGTTATTGGTGCCGGGATTAACGGCCGCGACGGCGGTAAATGTAGGATTGGCAGCCCTTTTACTGCCACGCTTGGAGCCTGTTTTGAAAAAAATGATTTTTAAAGATGGACTCGTAAAATGA
- the gntK gene encoding gluconokinase, protein MGHSGYMMGIDIGTTSTKVVLFSKGGEVVQSCSKGYPLHSPTPSVAEQDPEEIYKAVIIAIGEVMIASGIEKQELGFISFSSAMHSLIAMGKDGNPLTNSITWADNRSVAYAEKLKASEQGRQLYHRTGTPIHPMSPITKVMWLRNEHPGIFNETDKFIGIKEYIIYKFFNEYVMDYSLASATGMFNLNDLKWDEEALTIAGIGSDKLPTLVPTTHILSGLSEELATKMNIHAGTPFVIGASDGVLANLGQNAIKPGVLAVTIGTSGAVRTVSDRPLTDPKGRTFCYALTENHWVIGGPVNNGGITFRWARDQLGRVEIEKAKASGQDSYEILTDMASNIAPGSDGLIFHPYMAGERAPLWSADARGSFFGLALHHTRDHMVRAVLEGVMYNLYSVLLAVKELTGAPEKIHASGGFVRSKLWRQIMADIFNQNVTIPESFESSSLGAAVLGLYALGEIESLDEVEGMVGETNELVPIEENVQVYEELMSIYLSVSRQLEGDYKRIADFQRRHLE, encoded by the coding sequence ATGGGACATTCAGGTTATATGATGGGGATCGATATTGGTACGACGAGTACGAAGGTTGTTCTTTTTTCAAAAGGGGGGGAGGTTGTCCAATCTTGTTCGAAGGGATATCCTCTTCACAGTCCAACTCCTTCCGTAGCGGAACAAGATCCCGAAGAAATTTATAAAGCGGTCATCATTGCAATAGGCGAGGTTATGATTGCAAGCGGAATAGAAAAGCAAGAACTGGGTTTCATATCGTTCAGTTCGGCGATGCATAGCTTGATCGCTATGGGTAAAGACGGCAACCCGCTGACGAATAGCATTACATGGGCGGATAATCGAAGTGTTGCCTATGCGGAGAAATTGAAGGCTTCGGAACAGGGGAGGCAATTGTATCACAGGACGGGAACACCCATTCACCCAATGTCCCCAATCACAAAAGTAATGTGGTTAAGAAATGAGCATCCCGGGATTTTTAACGAAACGGACAAATTTATAGGAATTAAAGAATACATCATCTATAAGTTTTTCAATGAGTATGTGATGGATTATTCGCTCGCTTCTGCAACGGGCATGTTCAACTTGAATGACCTGAAGTGGGATGAAGAGGCACTCACCATTGCTGGAATTGGGTCTGACAAGCTGCCGACGCTTGTCCCTACAACGCATATCCTCTCAGGCTTAAGTGAGGAATTAGCTACAAAAATGAACATTCATGCTGGTACCCCGTTTGTGATTGGAGCGAGTGATGGTGTGCTTGCCAACTTAGGGCAAAACGCAATCAAGCCAGGCGTTCTGGCAGTGACAATTGGAACGAGCGGTGCGGTAAGAACCGTCAGTGACCGGCCGCTTACGGATCCTAAAGGCAGGACATTCTGCTATGCCCTTACTGAGAATCATTGGGTAATCGGCGGACCGGTCAACAATGGGGGAATCACTTTCCGATGGGCACGCGATCAATTGGGCCGTGTGGAAATCGAAAAAGCGAAGGCTTCGGGACAGGATTCCTATGAGATTCTGACGGATATGGCTTCTAATATTGCACCTGGTTCTGATGGGTTGATATTCCACCCGTATATGGCTGGGGAACGGGCACCATTATGGAGTGCCGATGCAAGGGGCTCCTTCTTCGGACTGGCGCTTCATCACACTCGTGACCATATGGTCCGGGCAGTGCTGGAGGGTGTGATGTATAACTTGTACAGTGTCCTTCTTGCTGTAAAGGAGTTGACGGGTGCCCCCGAGAAGATTCATGCAAGCGGCGGATTTGTCCGCTCAAAGCTCTGGCGCCAAATCATGGCTGATATATTCAATCAAAACGTGACAATTCCTGAAAGCTTTGAGAGTTCGAGCTTAGGTGCAGCCGTTCTTGGATTATACGCTTTAGGCGAAATCGAAAGCCTTGATGAGGTTGAGGGTATGGTTGGTGAAACGAATGAACTTGTCCCGATCGAAGAGAACGTTCAAGTGTATGAAGAATTAATGTCGATTTATTTATCCGTGAGCAGGCAATTGGAAGGCGACTACAAGAGGATCGCTGATTTCCAAAGACGTCATTTAGAATAA
- the ybaK gene encoding Cys-tRNA(Pro) deacylase, whose protein sequence is MGASKTNAMRILDNKRIEYGMMSYDARDGKIDGITVADKIGKAPETVFKTLVTHNGPQQLYVFVIPVATELDLKKAAKAAGAKKIEMLAVKDLQKYTGYIRGGCSPIGMKRQYPTFIDESATNLPEIIVSGGKIGTQIVLKPSEFLEVTQAESVALIK, encoded by the coding sequence ATGGGAGCCAGTAAAACGAATGCAATGCGAATTCTTGATAACAAACGTATAGAGTATGGCATGATGAGTTATGATGCCCGCGATGGAAAAATCGACGGGATCACTGTTGCGGACAAGATTGGAAAAGCGCCAGAAACCGTTTTTAAAACGCTTGTTACTCATAACGGACCGCAGCAGCTTTACGTATTTGTCATTCCAGTAGCAACCGAACTGGACTTGAAAAAAGCAGCGAAGGCCGCAGGTGCAAAAAAAATTGAAATGCTTGCGGTTAAAGATCTGCAAAAATACACAGGGTACATTCGGGGAGGCTGCTCCCCGATCGGAATGAAAAGGCAATACCCGACCTTTATCGATGAAAGTGCAACAAACCTCCCTGAAATCATCGTAAGTGGAGGGAAGATCGGTACACAAATCGTTTTAAAACCGTCAGAATTCCTGGAAGTCACACAAGCGGAATCTGTGGCACTAATAAAATAA
- a CDS encoding PRK06851 family protein yields MTGKVMNYYAGGNTAKGFYSLFDSNLTGLERLFILKGGPGSGKSTIMKKIGQEWLDKDYDIEYLHCSSDNDSIDGVIIPALKIGIVDGTAPHVIEPKAPGAIEEYVNLGAAWNSQQLASERAAIIRLTNARSKSFEKAYALFAEALRIHDEWEDIYKANIDFAKLNGLTNKLIEGFYRDIVLNKKSDVRHRFLGAATPKGAVDFIPNITEGLQKRYFLKGRPGSGKSTMLKKIAKAAEQRGFDVEVYHCGFDPHSLDMVIVREVGIAIFDSTSPHEYFPSCGGDEIIDIYKTAILPGTDEIYADQLKDVSTRYRTKMNEATANLAKAKELHDELEKIYVKAMDFTAIDDIQRDIHEQIIERAQDVDRQTILH; encoded by the coding sequence GTGACAGGAAAAGTGATGAATTATTACGCTGGAGGCAATACGGCTAAAGGGTTTTATAGTTTATTTGATTCCAATTTAACAGGTCTGGAAAGATTATTCATATTAAAAGGCGGACCTGGTTCAGGTAAATCGACCATTATGAAAAAAATCGGCCAAGAATGGCTGGATAAAGACTATGACATCGAGTATTTACATTGTTCATCCGATAATGATTCCATTGATGGAGTAATCATACCGGCTTTGAAAATTGGAATCGTGGATGGGACCGCGCCGCATGTGATTGAGCCGAAGGCGCCAGGGGCGATTGAGGAATATGTCAATCTAGGGGCTGCCTGGAATTCCCAGCAGCTGGCTTCTGAGAGAGCGGCCATCATAAGATTGACGAATGCGAGAAGCAAGAGTTTTGAGAAGGCATATGCCCTATTCGCTGAAGCATTGAGGATACATGATGAATGGGAAGACATTTATAAGGCAAATATTGATTTCGCTAAATTGAATGGGTTGACCAATAAATTGATAGAAGGCTTTTATAGAGATATCGTCCTTAATAAGAAGTCGGATGTTCGTCACCGATTCTTAGGCGCAGCTACACCAAAGGGTGCAGTTGATTTCATCCCCAATATTACTGAGGGATTACAAAAACGGTACTTTTTAAAGGGACGTCCAGGTTCAGGGAAATCAACTATGCTGAAGAAGATTGCAAAGGCTGCCGAGCAAAGAGGCTTTGATGTGGAAGTATATCATTGTGGTTTCGATCCGCATAGCTTGGACATGGTAATCGTCCGGGAGGTAGGGATCGCCATTTTTGACAGCACATCCCCGCATGAATATTTCCCGAGTTGTGGAGGGGATGAAATCATTGATATATATAAAACGGCCATCCTGCCAGGAACAGATGAAATATATGCCGATCAGTTAAAGGATGTTTCCACCAGGTACCGGACGAAAATGAATGAAGCGACAGCAAATCTGGCTAAGGCAAAAGAGCTGCATGACGAACTCGAAAAGATTTATGTAAAAGCAATGGACTTTACAGCCATCGATGACATTCAAAGAGACATCCACGAACAGATTATTGAACGGGCACAAGATGTCGATAGACAAACGATTCTACATTAA